gttcaggattttcAACTTGAccttgtgctcaaagatcactcctggtggacttggaacAATAGGTGGtgctaggtcagctgtatgctaggcaagctccctaccttcTATacgatcactctggcccaagacaaTATTTATTAACTATAAAATACCCCTTATAAATCAATAAGTAAACAGAAAGTAGGCAAGAATATATCATTGGAAAAATCAAAAGCTTTAAATGTGTTACCTTAACAATTAGGGAAGTAAAAGATAAAACTATcataaaacattatttctttttcactgATTGGATTGGAAAGCAGTCTAAAGACTGCAAATAGTTGTGTGTGAAAATAGTTGTTTACAAATAGTAAATAGTTACTGATCTATGCTCGTAAAGGCTGTCAAAATAgcctcaatttatttttaatttactttatttaaagatcaagtatcacatagttgacataaagagcacaatatatttgtttccagttaagtgggagaaaaattatttaaatagaaaaaagaacaacaaagaagaagaatgaagaggaggaaattataaatacaacagcaagcaaatttgtgaaaattattgtatctccaatgagataattaagtcactgtcagaaggtttagtaagctcttgttgctagttgaccatattgttatttcatttgcttctgaacattaggtgtcttcaggtacacattggcatctaaattgttgtgttcctacagggatgagaatattaaacaaaaatggagctgTTGCAGAGCCACAATCACATTCCAAGAATCCCAAGTACTATTGATGATATTGTGACTTTTGTGAAATGTGGTTTTAGCTGCCAAAGCTTCCAGGAGTATGAGAAGGTAGGGGGAATGtgtccacactcactccaaaagagtcctggtgatatcaaatAGAAGCATAAGTGGAGTTTTGGCCAGATTGGTATTTCTTTATTGAGCtgtagatgagtggtgaagcagggccattggcaaagaaACCATTCAATAGGCATGGCTtctgtgtgtggggagggggaaaaggggaTTTGGCCCACTGTATCCTGCCAAGATTGgtagctttcagctgcatggccagtGAATCCATAATTCTTCACTGTTTGGTTGACATCTCTGTTCAAAACAGAGTGATTCTATGTAGTTGGCTAAGTGCAGACATAATGACTGGCTGCATTTGTGGGCTCGAAGTTTCAAAGTTTTGAGAGAAAAGAaccatgaggggctggagcaatagaaatagcaggtagggcatttgcctcgcatgtggccaacccgggacagacccaggttcaattctccagcatcccacattgtcccctgagcctagctggagtgatttctgagtgcagagccaggagtaacccctgagcaccaccgagtgtggccccaaaacataaataaataaataaataaataaataaatatttttaaagggaaacatgatatttattcaaatttaaaatacGCATTTCCACATAACAACTctacttatttatatatgtatttgggttttgggggccatatccagcagcactcaggggttactcctggctttgaactcaaaaATTAtgcctgcaggctcaggggactttataggATGATGCAGATCAAAACCTgggcagccacatacaaggcaaatgctatgctatgctatgctatcactcctgccctgaaattctattatatatatatatatatatacttatatattttttttattttaggcagcaTGACTTACAatacttctttgtttgtttttggaccacacccagctgcgctcaggggttactcctggctttatgctcagaaaccgctcctggcaggcacagaggaccacataggatgccgggatacaagccaccattggtcctgggttagccatttgcaagaaaaatgccctactgttgtgctatctctctagccctacaaTACTATTGATAATGGCATTTCAGGCACACACTGTTCCAATACCACCATCATGCCATtgtctcaccaccaatgtcctactCTCTCCCTATTCCATTTCACTGCCCTGGCAGACTCAATTATATAGTCTGATTCTTATCATCTGTTACTATTGGCTATTTGTTATTCCCTCATTTTGCATCTTATATTTCACAAATCAGAGATCATTCTGCCCCTCTCCAACTTCACTCTAAttttatccatgttgcagcaaattgcatgatttcatctttttcctATAGCTAAATAGTGCTAAATACACTTTAAGTGTTCAGTATgtataaaagaactaaaaatgtaCACTGTAGCCACAATTAATAATACTGTTTACAAAGGTTGTTGAGAATATATgttaaatgaaagagaaaagtctTGAACTGTGATCACAGGACTTAAGCAGTGAGTGTTCAGTATgtataaaagaactaaaaatgtaCACTGTAGCCACAATTAATAATACTGTTTACAAAGGTTGTTGAGAATATATgttaaatgaaagagaaaagtctTGAACTGTGATCACAGGACTTAAGCAGTGAGTGTTAAGTTATATGGTAATGTACTCTCAAACATGTAAATATTTGTCATCTGTATAATCCTCAATAAATTAGTCATTTTCAATCTCTTATCGCAAGGAAAACATTATAAGTTTAATGGATGTTAACTGGTTTTTAGTGACCATCATTTTCTAATAACAAGTCACTCTGTTGAAcacctgaaacaaacaaaaagcttgcATGCCGACTATatttcaactttaaaaaataattgtgtaccaccaaaagaaaatataaaacaagagcTCAGGAAGGTCAGGCAAACACCACAGCCAGACCTTGACCATATCAAGATTTTGTGAGGTTCTTTCAGAGTTGAATTTTAGAACACAGAGCGAGCCCCAGGTCCAGGTCAATCTCCCAGTTTCTAGAAACACGCCTGGGATCTGTTGAGTTGTTAAACCGAAGTTAACTCACTTCTATGAAAAAATACAGGCACTTTCTCATGGGTCCCACTCCCCAGAGAAGGCTACAACTTTGGACAATAGCACACTTGAGACATTCTGTGAGTGAGACCACGGAATTATGCTGGAGCACATGATAAAAACCTCCCAGCACCTTTCCCAGACATGCTTTTATTCTGCTCTTGTCAAGTAGTAAAAGCACCCCCTTCGACCCCTCCCTGATGCCTGACTTTCTTCTGGATTGGGGAACTTCCTCTGTCCTCCCCAAGACAATTGCTCTCAACAGCTGTCAAAACAAGACAGGATGATGCATTCTGCCTGAGGGCCGGCAGAAGTGCCAGCCCTTTCCTGTCCAGCCACAGTCCATCTGTAACAAAGTGAGTATCTGAGCTCAGGGCTTCAAAATCATCCCTTGCAGAGAGAGGAGGCTATTTCTCAGCGTGATCCTTATAATGTGTGTCTTTGGCTCCCTGGTCCTttgtccttttctctctcttcttggtGCCTCTTCCCCAGGCCATTCTCAGATACATTATGTCTTCATGGgttctcccaccaccaccaccgtaTTAAAGTCTAGTCACAGAAAAGTGAATGCTTTGCATAGCAAAGAGTGTTTTCTTTCAGAGGAAATTTCCTGAGAAGAGAAAATATCTAATGGCATTCTGGAGAGTTCAATTCATTGGAGAGGTATTACAGATGAGAAAGTTGGATGAccacaaactcaaaaaaaaaaaaaaaacctacctaaTTAATTTACTGTATACTAACTTTGGAAAGAGCAAacaatataaattcttttttttgggggggggttgggtcacacccggcagtgctcaggggttgtttctggctctacattcagaaatcactcctggcaggctctggggacgatatgggatgccaggatttgaaccaccatccttctgcatgccagacgaacgccttacctctatgctatctctcagcccatataaattaatttttttctctgataaTCACAATTTGAAAATTCATTGCACTCTTACATATGTAATCTTACATCATTGTTCATTTTGTCTAGTTAAAATAGAAACTGGCCCTTCTTCTTATAGGAAATAGTGCTCAAAGAAACTCAGAAAAGTATATTTATTCTCCTGACATCAAGAGACTCTTTGGAATGAATGCCAATTCCAATAAAGTAAATGGAAATGAAGATTGGGAAGACTTATtctagaaaaaagcaaaatacctAGAAGAATTTAAAATAGCTCATTATTCATAGAACTTTGTAAAGGAATTTAATGTTCAATTTATTGTCTGATATTTACAGCTTCTCTATTACAAGCAAGTATTAGACTTTCACTTTCTGTGTACAGAAACTGAGGTAGCCCAGagtttagtgatttttttcctgatatctcaaagaaaattatttcatggCAAATCTGGCACCAAAGCCCAAATCTGGGTAAGAGCTAGTCCCTAATGGCACATTGCTATTCTTTATCCATAtccttaaataaagcaatatacTTCTATTATAGTTACCATTCTTGACTTCACATACCCTTGGCCCTACACCACATCATTTTGCTGGTCTATGAGGAGTTGATGTGCTATTTCCTTGCACAATATGTCATACTGGATAAACTCTAGCAGCTATAAGAAAGGTGGGGGAAGATTCCAAAATTTCAGATAGTTTACCCAACAGCCAGTTCTGGATTTGCTTTAGATTAATGTACAGCTTGGCCATGATAACTATATAGATGCTTCCCTGTAGCAATCTGCCTCCTATCATctagagttcagtggcttcttgTGCTTATCtaagaattgaaaataaaaacccGTATTTTCTATATCATAAACACAAGTTCACTTGCCCCTACTTAGAGAGACCATTTGCAAAGCCAGACTAACAAAAGGGAGCTTTGTgcatgaagagaataaaacatggGTTTTTTTGGAGTGACATGGGATAGATAGAGAATTGCTTGCATCAAACAGATCTATGATCAGTCAGGCTTCAATTCTTATTCCCTGGTAACTTGGGAAAGTTAATTTGCCCCTCTGATCCTTAATATTCTGAATTTAAAAATGGGAATGAAACATCTGTTtagatctataaaaatatttaattagaaaaaataaaataaatatttatcactGGTCAAATGAAGAAAATAGGACAGttgaaaagaaagggggaaagagggGAAATAGAATGGGATTAGTTTAGGAGAGTGTAAGAGAAGATATAGCCCAGTGACTCAGAACATGGAGAATGAGGTCGGATGGAGCTCAAATAAAATGTTAGTTCACACACTTAACCCATGAGATATTTATCTTGTCATAGAACCTCTCTGCACTTCAATGTCCTCATTTATCAAATGTGTTTATCCAACACATAGCACATCACAAGAGTGCTATGATGACCAtgtaaaatacacacatataaatattttagaacaatTTCTGGGTTTCATCATGTGCTCATAAAATGTGACTGAATTTTAGATCCACCACCAGACTATAAGGAAATTAGTTCAGAATGACAATTCAGAAGCAAACATGAATTTCCAGTTTCACAAATGCAAAACCTTATTTTCACTCTCTTCAGAGCTAAATTGATAAGCTACTGGATTTTAGAAATGAAAGCAGACATAAACCTGGGAAAGAAACTAAATCAGTGAAATGAGAAATGTAGAATGTTGTTATACTTGTATACAGCTTATTTAGATTTATATGGTCActaaactaatttattttctttaatttgttttgggaccacacccagtgatgctcaggggttactcctggctatgcgctcagaaattgctcctggcttgggaaccatatgggacaccgtcgatcgaactgtggttcatcctgggtcagctgcgtgcaaggcaaacaccctaccattttgctatcactccagcctctattttctttaattttctagttcttttttttatttgacgtTTTGAGTTTGTGTTATGATGAGGTTTTTATACCTAGTGATATTTTGGATAGGTAAAAATGTAGGATTCTAAGTGTGGTGCAGGCTTAATAAATAAGATGACAGACTGAAGACAAATGCCTTTAGAAAAGATAACACGCCAGATGAGATTTCAGAAACTgacttttttatcatttttattgagaccgatgtgaactacaagtctttcacagttgtatttaaggtagataatgacagtgaattaaggctgttcccaccactagtgttgacctccttccactaTAGTTctcagcatgcctcccatacctccacccttcaccccctgaactgctagtgaaAGAaaccaatttggggggggggcggtaaAAACAGGCTTTATTTGAAGGAactgaggaaagggagggagtggATTAAAAAATCAGAGAGTAACATGCTCAAAACTTCTACAAAGGGAGAGAGCCGGAAACTGATTCTCCTGACAATTTATCTATATTTCTTGAGATGTAATCTTTCTCTAAAGCAGAAATTACTGAACCAATTGAACTACAAAATTGCTTTTATCGGGCATATTTATTAGTTATGTAGCACATCAACAGATCTTAGTACCATGAATAAATAGCTTGGTTTTAGTTTGGGGAGTCATGTTATATAATATCACTTAGAACAGTTGCCTTTGGAGTTAGATTTACTGGCCTTAATTTCAGatatttccttttataaattAAAGCCTTACACACAAATTTCTAATTTGTAAAACTAGAATAATAATGATTAGGATCATACCAATGGTCTTATGACGTCATTGtaagaattaaatgagataatgcaTCAAGGTCCTTGgatcaaggtaaatgcccaataAATTAGCTATGGTGAGTTATTCttttatgataataaaaacatttgtgcttgattattttgtaaaatagtaTGTTATTCCTTTATGAATACAACCTATTGCTTACATGGGAACACAGGAATGCCCAAGTcaataaaaaatctttttcattctttcatcaACAGATGGATCATACCAATTGGACCAGTGTATCCAATTTTGTGCTAATGGGCATGTCTACCCACCCGGAAGAGCAGATCccacttttcattctttttctattcATGTACACCATCAATGTTTCTGGGAACTTCGCCATCATCACTCTGATCATCTCCACTCCACGCCTCCACACTCCAATGTACATCTTCCTCAGCAACTTGGCCTTTGTCGACATCTGCTTCACTTCTACCACAGTCCCCAAAATGCTGCAGAACATTTTCTCCTCTACTAAGACCATTTCCTACCTGGGCTGTCTGGCCCAGacttatttcttcatttgttttgcaGCCATGGAAAACTTCCTCCTGGCCGTGATGGCCTATGACCGATACATAGCCATCTGTCACCCTTTCCACTACCCAATGATCCTCACCAGAATGCTGTGTTCACAGCTGGTTGCCATGTGCCATGTCCTCTCCCATCTGCATGCCCTGCTTCACACTCTGCTCATGGGTCGGTTGATCTTCTGTGCAGATAATAGGATCCCTCACTTCTTCTGCGACCTCTACCCTCTGATGAAGATCTCCTGCTCCAGTACGTACGTCAACACTCTAGTGATTCACACAGAAGGTGTTGTTGTCATCAACGGTGCCCTGGCCTTCATCATTGTTTCCTATGCTTGCATCATCTCGGTGGTCCTCCGGAGCCCCTCAGCCAAAGGCAAGTGGAGGGCCTTTTCTACCTGTGGCTCCCACCTCACTGTGGTGGCTATATTTTATGGTACCCTCACCTGGGTCTATTTCCGGCCCCTTTCTAGCTACTCAGTGACTACAGGTCGTATACTTACAGTTATGTATACAGTGGTGACCCCCATGATGAACCCCTTCATTTACAGCCTGAGGAATGGGGATATCAAGGGAGCCTTTAAAAAATGGATGAACCGAATATGGACTTCTTGAAACTCAAAATGCAGTTTCAACTTTGACCCATCTTTCTGGGGATTCAAGATTTGCCTGTCACAGAATTTTTGTATGACTTACCAAAAATATCTAAATTAGGTACATTCCTTGGTTTTCTCATTAGATGGTATCCAAAAATATCTCTTAAATGAAGCAAAAGATAGGCACTTAGCATAAAAATGATTGACTATAATTGTAGTTTAAGGTATTATTTGGGCCTGCGATTAAGCACCAAGGCTATAATTGTCAGAGCTCTAATGTGGAGAAAACAGACACAAAATCTGCTTGATTCATAGAGGAAATAAGGCTATTTAAATTATACATAGAATTCATGAATTCCCACAATATCTAACCAACCAGGCTCAGTAAAAATAGACAATGATATAAAGGTCACAATCAGAATAAGAGTAAAAATTCTACCTGAAAGCTGATCTAATAAGAACACTACAGCCATTAAATTCTGCTACtcagggcctgagtggtagcacagtggtagggcttttgccttgcatgtggctaacctaggacagaagtgggttcaatccctggcatcgcatatgggccctcgagccaggagcaatttctgagcacagagccaggagtaatctctgagcgctgccaggtgtggcccaaaaacaataataataaattaattaaattaaattaaattaaaataatagtaataataatataataaactcTACTATTGCTGCATGTTTCCTCATTAGCATTACCAGCAACAGGACATACATAGCTCTTTGGGAAGACTCCTAACCAGTTGTAACTATAGGACCAAGGATAGCTCAGATGGTCAAGAACTGGCCTTGCAGTTTTAAGTTCAAGTTTATATTCCCAGAACTGAGTAATACCATACCACCATGCTCAGTATGATCCAAGCAGCACTACCAACTGGGGTCCCAGGGCTGTGATTTTGCAGTCTCTGATCCATGACAAGAAAGAATGTGTGAGCACCAGGACTAAAACTATGAATCTCTTCCCTACCCCACAAGCACCACAAATTTGTGACCCTAGCAAGTACCATAACCAAGTTTGTGAACATTTTAATCAAGTGTATGATTCTTGGCAAACATTGCATATAAATGTGTAACCCCAGtattcaaaacaacaacaaagggaaagtaaatatatatatttataattaaaaagatatGAATAGTTTCAAGGAAAAAAACTACCTAAATATTACTTGTATCAGTAGtacttatttcaaaataaaatgtgattgtGATTAGCCAAGACTTGAGGTTCACCCGGGCACAAGTTTTCAGGGAGACTTGGGAAGCAAtactgattcttttgttttttgtacaTTGAAGGGAGAGGTCCTGCCTCCCACCAAGAAATATGAAATGGAGGGAAATATTCTATAGGGGAATTGGAACATTATGACAAAGAGATAGTGAATAATTAATAGATGTCTGAGAAGTCACAGTTTTCAGGCTGTCATTgtctgaaccttttttttttttttttttttttggattttgagccacacccggtgacgctcaggggttactcctggctatgtgctcagaagtcgctcctggcttgggggaccatatgggatgccgagggatcgaaccgcggtccgtccaaggctagcgcaggtaaggcaagcaccttacctctagcgccaccgcccggcccctgtctgAACCTTTTTTAAGCTAAAACTATTCAGATGCTCAAGGTAACCCCTTCTTAGGATGATGCTTCTTTGTAGTTGGATGTTCAGATTATCTATTACTGAACACTTGTCAGCTTTAAATGCTGGAGAGAGGGTCCAATAACCAAGACTTCCATTAAAATATTGGGTCTTCAGTTTCATCATTGTAGAGTTAACagaaaaatattaggaaaattatCCAGGATATGGGGAAGTTGCTAATGCAATTGATTGAATATCTTCTCTGGATAGTTTTTATTGTATGAGATATTAGGGTATTAAGTTCAGAAGGAGCAAAATTTGTGGTGATTTTATTTAATGTGATGGAAGAACAATTCTGCTACTTACATGTACTGCTTAAAATTTACAcctttgacactggtttgcaaaaGGGCACTTCTTAAGCTTTTGGATGCACCCAAATAATAAATTTTCCCAAGGCAAACTTGTCCCTGGCGCttataaaatgacaataaaataatttttaaaataaaaataatttttgttacttAACTATAGTGCTTCAAGTAGTCCAGAAAATTTCAAACATGACCACTATTTTTCTTCTTGACTCTTCTATTTCCTTCTTCTTACTTGCCTCATATCctcattattttttgtcttttagatGGCAGTTCCACTATTCTTTGTTATTTGGCAATTCAGCCTTATAGCTTAATGGTATGGATATATTGACTATTAACTgaatttatctaaaaaaaaacttctgttcCCACTGAAAGAATATTGTAGGTTAAAaagtaggaaataaaataaatacaaattttaaagtaTCTTTTATTTAGGCATCATGGTTTACAATGTTGTTACTAGTTGAATTTCAGGGCTGCAGAAGTAGTGCAGTGAGTTGGGCATTGATATGGCTCATGGCCAACACAGATTCTATTCTCAGCACCCCTTATGGTATCCCAagtcctaccagaagtgacccctaaataTAGTCAATAGAACCCTGAGAATtgttggatgtggtcccaaaactaaaaaataagtaaGATTTTAGGCAAACAATGTTCTAATTCCACCACTGTTTTTAGCATCCCTGCACCAGTATCTCAATATTTCTTCCTCAACCCCTCCCCACCCACACCTTCTTGCCAAActcatctttaaattttaattatcgtAGTTCGGGACTAAACTGTTTACTACAGTGTtggtttttaaagttttctttctttttttatttggtttttgggtcacaaccagtcacgctcagggggtactcctggctcggcactcagaaatcactcctggcaggcacgaggaccatatgggatgttgggattcgaaccaccttttgtcctggattggttgcttacaaggcaaacaccctagtgctgtgctatctctccggccttttttaatttttggtaaagTTTTAATGTATACAGTTATCTCACCTCTATATCACTGAAATGTCCTTATAATTGCTCTTAGTTGTCAATAATTTTCCCCCTCTCCTCATTTTCACTACCTGTTCCCAAGTTTGCTTAGAATTCTCATTTCTGTAACCCAATGCCAAAGATTTTATGACATTAGTATTTTCATTCTCTTGTTTTGTCCCTTGCTTGTctatatatataccacaaataagtgaga
This is a stretch of genomic DNA from Suncus etruscus isolate mSunEtr1 chromosome 5, mSunEtr1.pri.cur, whole genome shotgun sequence. It encodes these proteins:
- the LOC126009397 gene encoding olfactory receptor 1Q1 — encoded protein: MDHTNWTSVSNFVLMGMSTHPEEQIPLFILFLFMYTINVSGNFAIITLIISTPRLHTPMYIFLSNLAFVDICFTSTTVPKMLQNIFSSTKTISYLGCLAQTYFFICFAAMENFLLAVMAYDRYIAICHPFHYPMILTRMLCSQLVAMCHVLSHLHALLHTLLMGRLIFCADNRIPHFFCDLYPLMKISCSSTYVNTLVIHTEGVVVINGALAFIIVSYACIISVVLRSPSAKGKWRAFSTCGSHLTVVAIFYGTLTWVYFRPLSSYSVTTGRILTVMYTVVTPMMNPFIYSLRNGDIKGAFKKWMNRIWTS